The following coding sequences lie in one Nocardioides sambongensis genomic window:
- a CDS encoding type II secretion system F family protein: protein MTAVAWAGLAAAASVLLVLPGRPPAPVPAPRARRPGRLLASAVCSVSLLVWLRPGWLVLGLILGGAVAACGVLWRRHARSAVVHRTRAQVVAFCDGIRAELAAGLAPPEALQHAAEEWPLLAPAARAAVVGGGVPDALRGLADQPGAGDLRVVAAAWQVSHRTGQGLADTLDRVGAELRAAERTRRVVAGELASARATARLVAVLPVAALLMGSGTGADPWSFLVGTPLGLACLAGGLAAGLLGLAWIEAIAAGVEHGR, encoded by the coding sequence GTGACCGCCGTCGCCTGGGCCGGGCTGGCGGCCGCCGCATCGGTGCTGCTGGTGCTGCCGGGCAGGCCTCCCGCCCCGGTCCCGGCACCCCGGGCCCGACGGCCCGGCCGGCTCCTGGCATCCGCGGTCTGCTCGGTCTCGCTGCTGGTGTGGCTGCGACCGGGCTGGTTGGTGCTGGGCCTGATCCTCGGTGGTGCGGTCGCGGCCTGCGGGGTGCTGTGGCGTCGGCACGCCCGGTCCGCCGTGGTGCACCGCACCCGGGCGCAGGTGGTCGCGTTCTGCGACGGCATCCGGGCCGAGCTGGCGGCCGGGCTGGCTCCGCCCGAGGCGCTGCAGCACGCCGCGGAGGAGTGGCCGCTCCTGGCACCGGCGGCGCGGGCGGCGGTCGTCGGGGGCGGCGTACCGGACGCGCTGCGGGGGTTGGCGGACCAACCGGGTGCCGGCGACCTGCGCGTGGTCGCGGCCGCGTGGCAGGTCTCGCACCGCACCGGCCAGGGACTGGCCGACACCCTGGACCGGGTCGGGGCGGAGCTGCGCGCGGCGGAGCGGACCCGGCGGGTGGTCGCCGGTGAGCTGGCCTCGGCCCGGGCGACGGCCCGGCTCGTCGCCGTGCTCCCGGTCGCCGCGCTGCTGATGGGCAGCGGCACCGGCGCCGACCCGTGGTCGTTCCTGGTCGGAACACCACTGGGTCTGGCCTGCCTGGCCGGCGGGCTCGCTGCCGGACTGCTGGGGCTGGCCTGGATCGAAGCGATCGCCGCGGGCGTGGAGCACGGACGGTGA
- a CDS encoding TadA family conjugal transfer-associated ATPase — protein sequence MTRRAAGGDVLDGLDGLGDLVEAVRHRLAATPGALTPHRVSDALRATGRPVGDATVLAVYEALRRDVVGAGPLEPLLRLPEVTDVLVNGAGPVHLDRGRGLETTEVRLPDEDAVRRLAQRLVASGGRRLDDSSPCADVRLPDGTRCHAVLAPLAQPGTAISLRVPRRGGFTLEELRADGTLSDVGHRFVRAVVERRCAFLVSGGTGTGKTTLLAALLAAAPPQERIVVVEDAAELRPEHPHVVGLEARPANLEGIGAVVVRDLVRQALRMRPDRLVVGEVRDASVVDLLAALNTGHEGGCGTLHANSARDVPARIEALALAGGLDRAAVHSQLASAVEVVLHMVRGQDGRRRLGEVAVLERDAAGWARTSAAVSFAADGSPTWGPAAEGLVDRLEGHQDDAR from the coding sequence GTGACCCGTCGTGCCGCGGGCGGGGACGTGCTGGACGGCCTGGACGGGCTGGGCGACCTGGTCGAGGCGGTCCGGCACCGTCTGGCCGCCACCCCCGGCGCCCTCACCCCGCATCGGGTCAGCGACGCGCTGCGCGCGACCGGGCGTCCGGTCGGGGACGCCACGGTGCTCGCGGTCTACGAGGCACTCCGCCGCGACGTGGTGGGGGCCGGGCCGCTGGAGCCGCTGCTGCGGCTGCCGGAGGTGACCGACGTGCTGGTCAACGGCGCCGGCCCGGTCCATCTCGACCGCGGCCGCGGTCTGGAGACGACCGAGGTGCGGCTGCCCGACGAGGACGCGGTCCGCCGGCTGGCCCAGCGACTGGTCGCCAGCGGTGGCCGCCGGCTGGACGACTCCTCGCCCTGCGCGGACGTCCGGCTCCCGGACGGCACCCGGTGCCACGCGGTGCTGGCCCCGCTCGCGCAGCCGGGCACCGCGATCTCGCTCCGGGTGCCGCGGCGCGGCGGCTTCACCCTCGAGGAGCTGCGTGCCGACGGGACGCTGAGCGACGTGGGGCACCGCTTCGTGCGGGCCGTGGTGGAGCGACGCTGTGCGTTCCTGGTCAGTGGCGGCACCGGCACCGGCAAGACCACCCTGCTCGCTGCCCTGCTCGCCGCGGCGCCGCCGCAGGAGCGGATCGTGGTGGTCGAGGACGCCGCCGAGCTTCGCCCCGAGCACCCGCACGTGGTGGGGCTGGAGGCACGCCCGGCCAACCTGGAGGGCATCGGCGCGGTGGTGGTGCGCGATCTGGTCCGCCAGGCGCTGCGGATGCGACCGGACCGGCTGGTCGTCGGCGAGGTCCGTGACGCCTCGGTGGTGGACCTGCTGGCCGCGCTCAACACCGGTCACGAGGGCGGTTGCGGCACGCTGCACGCCAACTCGGCCCGCGACGTCCCGGCCCGGATCGAGGCGCTCGCCCTGGCCGGCGGCCTGGACCGGGCGGCCGTGCACAGCCAGCTCGCCTCCGCGGTGGAGGTGGTGCTGCACATGGTGCGCGGGCAGGACGGACGTCGCAGGCTGGGCGAGGTGGCCGTGCTCGAGCGGGACGCGGCCGGCTGGGCCCGCACCAGTGCGGCGGTCAGCTTCGCCGCCGACGGCTCGCCCACCTGGGGGCCGGCGGCCGAGGGACTGGTCGACCGGCTCGAGGGACACCAGGACGACGCTCGGTGA
- the ssd gene encoding septum site-determining protein Ssd codes for MDTRALTPVSTRTAPPDEPGAALVVTGDELLLHELLPLTAAADVTPQVVDRAEQALVGWSRARVVLVGLDRAGELAALGPDYREHVYLVATAHVPDDAFRTALALGARQVVELPVSAGWLVDLLTDLTEQGADRGQVVGVIGGSGGAGATTLACAMGQWAARRTTAALVDCDPQGPGLDRMLGMERCEGFRWDALCRTTGRLSARALRDALPRRDGLGVLSWYVGAEQQTLQAFAVREALSAARRGHGAVVVDLPRSGDRLVAEIAARCDRLVVVTQASLVGVAGAARMRGRFADHPAVGLALRGNDLEGGDVARAVGAPVWTQMRDQRGLDEAVDLGLGPLRSLRGPLARAAQDLWDGGPA; via the coding sequence ATGGACACCCGCGCCCTCACTCCCGTTTCCACCAGGACCGCACCCCCGGACGAGCCGGGGGCCGCACTGGTCGTCACCGGCGACGAGCTGCTGCTGCACGAGCTCCTGCCGCTGACCGCCGCGGCCGACGTGACGCCGCAGGTGGTCGACCGGGCCGAGCAGGCACTCGTCGGGTGGTCGCGGGCCCGGGTGGTGCTGGTCGGTCTCGACCGGGCCGGGGAGCTCGCCGCGCTCGGGCCCGACTACCGCGAGCACGTCTACCTGGTCGCCACCGCCCACGTCCCCGACGACGCCTTCCGGACCGCGCTGGCGCTGGGGGCCCGGCAGGTGGTCGAGCTGCCGGTCTCCGCCGGCTGGCTGGTCGACCTGCTCACCGACCTGACCGAGCAGGGTGCCGACCGCGGCCAGGTGGTCGGGGTGATCGGCGGGAGCGGCGGCGCCGGCGCCACCACCCTGGCCTGCGCGATGGGCCAGTGGGCCGCGCGCCGGACCACGGCCGCGCTCGTCGACTGCGACCCGCAGGGGCCCGGGCTGGACCGGATGCTCGGCATGGAGCGGTGCGAGGGGTTCCGCTGGGACGCGCTGTGCCGGACCACCGGACGGCTCTCGGCGCGGGCACTGCGCGACGCCCTTCCCCGGCGCGACGGCCTGGGCGTGCTCTCCTGGTACGTCGGCGCCGAGCAGCAGACGCTGCAGGCCTTCGCCGTGCGCGAGGCGCTCTCGGCGGCCCGTCGTGGGCACGGCGCGGTGGTGGTCGACCTGCCGCGCAGCGGCGACCGCCTGGTCGCCGAGATCGCGGCCCGGTGCGACCGGCTGGTGGTGGTCACCCAGGCCTCACTGGTCGGGGTGGCCGGGGCGGCCCGGATGCGCGGCCGCTTCGCCGACCACCCTGCGGTCGGCCTGGCGCTGCGGGGGAACGACCTCGAGGGTGGCGACGTCGCCCGGGCGGTCGGTGCTCCGGTGTGGACGCAGATGCGGGACCAGCGCGGCCTCGACGAGGCCGTCGACCTCGGTCTCGGCCCTCTCCGCTCGCTGCGTGGTCCGTTGGCGCGCGCCGCGCAGGACCTCTGGGACGGCGGCCCGGCGTGA
- a CDS encoding HAD family hydrolase gives MSDAPVTAAAFFDLDKTIIAKSSVLAFSKPFQAGGLISRRSVLRSVYAQFVFTVGGADHDQVERMRQFMSRLCAGWDVATVREIVAETLHNIVDPIVYDEAVQLIAEHQHAGRDVVIVSTSGSEVVEPIGDLLGADHVVATRLAVEDGHYTGDIEYYAYAEEKAKAVKALAAERGYDLENSYGYSDSITDVPMLEAVGHPYAVNPDKDLRRTAEQREWPVLVFTKPVALQSKLPLPPPKQTLAALAVGGAVAVGAAVWAGVRRGRIGA, from the coding sequence ATGTCTGACGCGCCGGTCACCGCGGCCGCGTTCTTCGACCTCGACAAGACGATCATCGCCAAGTCGAGCGTGCTCGCCTTCAGCAAGCCGTTCCAGGCCGGCGGCCTGATCTCGCGGCGCTCGGTGCTGCGATCGGTCTACGCGCAGTTCGTCTTCACCGTCGGCGGCGCCGACCACGACCAGGTCGAACGGATGCGTCAGTTCATGTCACGCCTGTGCGCCGGCTGGGACGTGGCGACCGTCCGCGAGATCGTCGCCGAGACCCTGCACAACATCGTGGACCCGATCGTCTACGACGAAGCAGTCCAGCTGATCGCGGAGCACCAGCACGCCGGGCGGGACGTGGTGATCGTCTCCACCTCCGGCAGTGAGGTGGTCGAGCCGATCGGCGACCTGCTCGGAGCGGACCACGTCGTCGCCACCCGGCTCGCGGTCGAGGACGGCCACTACACCGGCGACATCGAGTACTACGCCTACGCCGAGGAGAAGGCGAAGGCGGTCAAGGCGCTCGCCGCCGAGCGCGGCTACGACCTGGAGAACAGCTACGGCTACAGCGACTCGATCACCGACGTGCCGATGCTCGAGGCGGTCGGCCACCCCTACGCGGTGAACCCGGACAAGGACCTGCGCCGCACCGCGGAGCAGCGGGAGTGGCCGGTGCTGGTCTTCACCAAGCCGGTCGCGCTGCAGTCGAAACTGCCGCTGCCCCCGCCGAAGCAGACGCTGGCAGCGCTGGCGGTGGGCGGGGCGGTGGCCGTGGGCGCCGCGGTCTGGGCCGGGGTCCGGCGTGGCCGCATCGGCGCTTGA